Proteins from one Mycobacterium sp. HUMS_12744610 genomic window:
- a CDS encoding WXG100 family type VII secretion target: MTTSNTLSADFDLMRSVAATADARNEELRAMLQAFIGRMGGVPPSVWGGPAAARFKEVVDRWNAESVRLHHVLHAIAETIRYNATTLQEAAEHHAHRVAASGGHL, translated from the coding sequence ATGACGACCTCCAACACACTAAGCGCCGACTTCGACCTGATGCGCTCGGTCGCGGCCACGGCGGACGCCCGCAACGAAGAACTGCGCGCGATGCTGCAGGCATTCATCGGCCGCATGGGCGGTGTCCCGCCGTCGGTGTGGGGTGGGCCCGCGGCGGCGCGGTTCAAGGAGGTGGTGGATCGCTGGAACGCCGAGTCGGTACGGCTGCACCACGTCCTGCACGCCATCGCCGAGACCATCCGATACAACGCGACCACCCTGCAGGAGGCTGCCGAACACCACGCCCACCGCGTCGCCGCCTCCGGTGGACACCTGTGA
- a CDS encoding Rv1535 family protein: MTAALYDEVPCTEKAPAFPRAHRRSPIVGGGDPLVDATARVLSIPLRQLYAALWRVGVIEVLA; encoded by the coding sequence ATGACTGCTGCGCTCTACGACGAAGTCCCGTGCACCGAAAAGGCCCCGGCGTTTCCGCGGGCGCACCGGCGATCGCCGATCGTCGGCGGCGGTGACCCGCTGGTGGACGCCACCGCGCGCGTGTTGAGCATTCCGCTGCGCCAGCTCTACGCCGCGCTGTGGCGGGTGGGGGTCATCGAGGTGCTGGCGTAA
- a CDS encoding LLM class F420-dependent oxidoreductase, giving the protein MRIGIALDYSGGFHQAVDRIVELEKSGLDIAVVAEAYSFDAVSQLGYLAAKTESIELASGVVPLYIRTPSLLAMTAAGLDFVSDGRFRLGIGTSGPQVIEGFHGVEFDAPLGRTREVVEICRKVWRRERLQYAGKHYQIPVPPDRGTGLGKPLQLINHPVRESIPITIAALGPKNVELTAEIAEGWQPVFYLPEKAASVWGEALAAGAAKRDPALGPLDVMVHTSLAIGDNVEERLDWVKPQLALYLGGMGARGRNFYHNLATRYGFGEVADRIQELYLSGRKREATDAVPDELVRGISLVGPRGFVAERLAAFAEAGVTTLLVSPVSADPVESVRHVEELLELRPS; this is encoded by the coding sequence GTGCGCATCGGGATCGCTCTGGACTATTCGGGCGGCTTTCACCAGGCCGTCGACCGCATCGTCGAACTGGAGAAGTCCGGCCTCGACATCGCGGTGGTGGCCGAGGCATATTCCTTTGACGCCGTCAGCCAGCTCGGGTACCTGGCCGCCAAGACGGAAAGCATCGAGTTGGCCTCGGGTGTGGTTCCGCTCTACATCCGGACACCCTCGCTGCTGGCGATGACCGCCGCGGGGCTGGATTTCGTGTCCGACGGCCGGTTCCGCCTGGGCATCGGCACCTCCGGTCCCCAGGTGATCGAGGGGTTTCACGGTGTGGAGTTCGACGCCCCGTTGGGCCGCACCCGGGAGGTTGTGGAGATCTGCCGGAAGGTGTGGCGTCGCGAACGGCTGCAATACGCCGGCAAGCACTACCAGATCCCCGTCCCGCCGGATCGGGGCACGGGACTGGGCAAACCTCTTCAGCTGATCAATCACCCAGTGCGCGAAAGCATCCCGATCACGATCGCCGCGCTGGGACCTAAGAACGTGGAGCTGACCGCCGAGATCGCCGAGGGCTGGCAGCCGGTCTTTTACCTTCCGGAGAAGGCCGCGTCCGTGTGGGGCGAGGCGTTGGCCGCCGGTGCCGCCAAACGCGATCCCGCTTTGGGGCCGCTGGACGTCATGGTCCACACGTCGCTGGCCATCGGTGACAACGTCGAAGAGCGGCTGGACTGGGTGAAGCCGCAGCTGGCCCTCTACCTCGGCGGGATGGGCGCCCGGGGCCGCAACTTCTACCACAACCTCGCCACCCGCTACGGGTTCGGCGAGGTCGCCGACCGGATTCAAGAGCTGTATTTGTCCGGTCGCAAGCGCGAGGCCACCGACGCCGTGCCCGACGAGTTGGTGCGCGGGATCTCGCTCGTCGGCCCCCGCGGTTTCGTCGCCGAACGCCTGGCCGCCTTCGCCGAGGCCGGCGTGACGACGTTGCTGGTCAGCCCCGTGAGCGCCGATCCGGTGGAATCGGTGCGTCATGTCGAGGAGCTGCTCGAGCTGCGACCCTCCTGA
- a CDS encoding WXG100 family type VII secretion target → MDPVLSYDFGEIEYAVRQEIHATSTRFNAALEELRSQIAPLQQLWTREAAAAYQVEQLRWHQAATALNEILVDLGNAVRDGAEEVADADRRAAGIWGR, encoded by the coding sequence GTGGATCCGGTGCTGTCCTACGACTTCGGCGAAATCGAATACGCCGTGCGGCAGGAGATCCACGCCACGTCGACAAGGTTCAATGCCGCGCTGGAGGAATTGAGGTCGCAGATCGCCCCGCTGCAGCAACTGTGGACCCGCGAAGCGGCGGCCGCCTATCAGGTGGAGCAGCTGAGGTGGCATCAGGCGGCGACCGCGCTCAACGAGATCCTCGTCGACCTCGGCAACGCGGTCCGCGACGGCGCCGAGGAGGTGGCCGACGCCGACCGCCGGGCCGCCGGCATCTGGGGGCGCTAG
- the rplM gene encoding 50S ribosomal protein L13 — MPTYAPKAGDTTRSWYVIDATDVVLGRLAVAAATLLRGKHKPTFAPNVDGGDFVIIINADKVGIGPEKLRDKLAYRHSGYPGGLRKRTIGELMQKHPDRVVEKAIVGMLPKNKLSRQIQRKLHVYAGPEHPHAAQQPVPFEIKQVAQ; from the coding sequence GTGCCCACTTATGCGCCGAAGGCGGGTGACACCACGCGGTCGTGGTATGTCATCGACGCCACGGACGTGGTGCTTGGCCGTCTTGCCGTCGCGGCAGCCACCCTGCTGCGCGGCAAGCACAAGCCGACGTTCGCCCCCAACGTCGATGGCGGAGATTTCGTCATCATCATCAATGCGGACAAGGTCGGCATCGGCCCCGAGAAGCTGCGCGACAAGCTGGCTTACCGCCACTCGGGATATCCCGGCGGCCTGCGCAAACGCACCATCGGCGAGCTGATGCAGAAGCACCCCGACCGCGTGGTCGAGAAGGCGATCGTGGGCATGCTGCCCAAGAACAAGCTCAGCCGGCAAATCCAGCGCAAGCTGCACGTCTACGCCGGCCCGGAGCATCCCCATGCCGCGCAGCAGCCGGTTCCGTTCGAGATCAAGCAGGTGGCCCAGTGA
- the eccD gene encoding type VII secretion integral membrane protein EccD → MPASDELCRVCVHAGAAAADLALPAHVPVAALIPSILDIMHGPAGAAEATRYRLSPPGLPALAGSTTLAHNGIHDGAVLVLSQCAPPPPAPRHDDLAEAVSVALGAAGPPDGRHAARTAAAVAAVGLAGVGGLALIENAFCGNVPAGTAAVAGTVAAMSAVLARGADRDPTAGLALGVIATLLAAVAGFLAVPGPPGAPGVLLAATTAAVASVLSMRVSTSGTPGLTALAGVALVVAAAACAGVLTGAPPSAIGAASALTSLGLLEASGRMSIVAAGLSPRLDAVAPDGDRVAARAVRADRWATSLAGAFSASAALGALVTALAGGPRLARLVFAAVTGALLLSRAREVDARRALPPAVAGFVVLAAVFAATALGAPDRGPVIAAATALLAAAALCLGFAVPDLSLPPPLRRGLGLLEWLALLSMAPLACWICGVYGAVRGIHLR, encoded by the coding sequence TTGCCTGCATCCGACGAGCTGTGCCGGGTGTGTGTGCACGCCGGTGCCGCCGCGGCGGACCTGGCGTTGCCCGCCCACGTGCCCGTGGCCGCCCTCATCCCGTCGATCCTCGACATCATGCACGGTCCCGCCGGTGCCGCCGAGGCGACCCGCTACCGGTTGTCCCCACCGGGGCTGCCCGCGCTGGCCGGGTCAACGACGCTGGCGCACAACGGCATCCACGACGGTGCCGTTCTGGTACTCAGCCAGTGCGCCCCGCCGCCGCCCGCGCCGCGCCACGACGACCTCGCCGAGGCGGTCTCGGTCGCGCTCGGCGCGGCAGGCCCGCCCGACGGCCGCCACGCGGCCCGCACCGCGGCTGCCGTCGCGGCGGTCGGCCTGGCCGGCGTCGGGGGCCTCGCGCTCATCGAGAACGCTTTCTGCGGCAACGTACCCGCCGGAACGGCCGCCGTGGCCGGCACGGTCGCCGCGATGTCCGCAGTGCTTGCCCGCGGGGCGGACCGGGACCCCACGGCCGGGCTCGCGCTGGGCGTGATCGCCACCCTGCTCGCCGCGGTCGCCGGATTCCTGGCCGTTCCCGGCCCCCCGGGCGCGCCGGGCGTGTTGCTGGCCGCGACGACGGCCGCGGTCGCATCGGTGCTGTCGATGCGCGTATCTACCAGCGGCACACCCGGATTGACCGCGCTGGCTGGCGTGGCGCTCGTCGTCGCCGCCGCCGCGTGCGCGGGTGTGCTGACCGGGGCCCCGCCATCGGCGATCGGTGCGGCGTCCGCGCTGACATCCCTCGGCCTGCTGGAAGCCTCGGGGCGTATGTCCATCGTGGCGGCAGGCCTGTCGCCGCGCCTCGATGCCGTCGCACCCGACGGGGACCGGGTGGCCGCCAGGGCGGTCCGCGCCGACCGCTGGGCGACCAGCCTGGCCGGCGCATTCTCCGCCTCGGCCGCCCTCGGTGCCCTGGTCACCGCGCTGGCCGGCGGACCACGCCTGGCCCGCCTCGTCTTTGCCGCCGTCACCGGGGCGCTGCTGCTGTCGAGGGCCCGCGAGGTCGACGCCAGGCGGGCGTTGCCGCCGGCCGTCGCCGGGTTCGTCGTCCTCGCAGCGGTATTCGCCGCGACGGCGCTCGGCGCGCCCGATCGGGGCCCGGTCATCGCCGCGGCCACGGCGCTGCTGGCCGCCGCGGCGCTGTGCCTGGGCTTCGCCGTCCCCGACCTGTCGCTGCCACCCCCGCTGCGCCGCGGCCTCGGGCTGCTGGAATGGCTTGCGCTGCTCTCCATGGCGCCGCTCGCGTGCTGGATCTGCGGCGTCTACGGCGCCGTCCGCGGAATCCACCTCCGGTGA
- the glmM gene encoding phosphoglucosamine mutase: protein MGRLFGTDGVRGVANRELTAELALALGMAAAGHLARPGGPGRRVAVVGRDPRASGEMLEAAVIAGLTSQGVDALRVGVLPTPAVAYLTGAYDADFGVMISASHNPMPDNGIKVFGPGGRKLDDDSENRIEELLAAGPGVRPVGAGIGRVLDAEDAADRYLRHVGKASTLRLDGLTVVVDCAHGAASATAPTAYRAAGARVIAINAEPNGLNINDGCGSTHLDALRAAVVAHGADLGLAHDGDADRCLAVDAGGHVVDGDAIMVVLALAMQEARELVSDTLVTTVMSNLGLHLAMRAAGITVRTTGVGDRYVLEELRAGDYSLGGEQSGHIVMPALGSTGDGIVTGLRLMTRMVQTGAPLADLAAAMRTLPQVLINVEVADRATASAAPSVQAAVAAATAELGETGRILLRPSGTEPVIRVMVEAPAKEVAERIAARVAEVVGAAS, encoded by the coding sequence ATGGGTCGACTATTCGGCACCGACGGTGTTCGTGGGGTCGCCAATCGCGAATTGACGGCCGAGCTGGCGCTGGCGCTGGGCATGGCCGCAGCCGGGCACCTCGCGCGGCCGGGCGGACCCGGCCGGCGGGTGGCCGTGGTGGGCCGGGACCCCCGCGCCAGCGGGGAGATGCTGGAGGCCGCGGTGATCGCCGGGCTGACCAGTCAGGGTGTCGACGCGCTGCGGGTCGGGGTGCTGCCCACCCCGGCCGTGGCGTACCTGACCGGTGCCTATGACGCCGACTTCGGCGTCATGATCTCGGCGTCGCACAACCCGATGCCCGACAACGGCATCAAGGTGTTCGGTCCCGGCGGCCGCAAACTCGACGACGACAGCGAGAACCGGATCGAGGAACTCCTCGCCGCCGGGCCGGGGGTGCGGCCGGTCGGTGCGGGGATCGGCCGGGTGCTCGACGCCGAAGACGCCGCGGACCGCTACCTGCGCCACGTCGGCAAGGCCAGCACGCTGCGGCTCGACGGGCTGACCGTGGTCGTCGACTGCGCCCACGGGGCTGCGTCGGCGACCGCACCGACCGCGTACCGCGCGGCCGGTGCGCGGGTCATCGCGATCAATGCCGAGCCCAACGGGCTCAACATCAACGACGGTTGTGGGTCCACGCACCTGGACGCGCTGCGCGCGGCGGTCGTCGCGCACGGTGCCGACCTCGGCCTGGCGCACGACGGGGACGCCGATCGGTGCCTCGCCGTCGACGCGGGCGGACACGTCGTCGACGGCGACGCGATCATGGTCGTGCTTGCGCTGGCGATGCAGGAGGCCCGGGAGCTGGTGTCCGACACGCTGGTCACAACCGTGATGAGCAACCTCGGGCTGCACCTGGCCATGCGTGCGGCCGGCATCACCGTGCGCACGACCGGCGTCGGCGACCGCTACGTGCTGGAGGAGTTGCGCGCCGGCGACTACAGCCTCGGCGGGGAGCAGTCCGGCCACATCGTGATGCCCGCGCTGGGCTCCACCGGAGACGGCATCGTCACCGGTCTGCGACTGATGACCCGCATGGTGCAGACCGGCGCCCCGCTGGCCGACCTCGCCGCGGCGATGCGGACGCTGCCCCAGGTGCTGATCAACGTCGAGGTGGCCGACAGGGCCACCGCCTCCGCGGCACCGTCGGTGCAGGCCGCGGTCGCGGCGGCCACGGCCGAGCTGGGCGAAACCGGCCGAATACTGTTGCGGCCCTCCGGAACCGAGCCGGTGATCCGCGTCATGGTCGAAGCGCCGGCCAAGGAGGTCGCCGAGCGGATCGCCGCCCGGGTCGCGGAGGTGGTCGGCGCCGCGAGCTGA
- a CDS encoding dienelactone hydrolase family protein — translation MARIRKLVATLSRRGPHRVLRGDLAFAGLPGVVYTPEAGLNLPGVAFGHDWLTGAARYHGLLEHLASWGIVAGAPDTERGVAPSVLNLAFDLGTALDIMAGVRLGPGKISVHPAKLGLAGHGFGGSAAVFAAAGMAGMPGEPAGAVAAIFPTVTSPPAEEPAATLKVPGLILTAPGEPTSLNSNALALSQAWKAATLRIVRKAEPRGLAEGRRLPKAFGLGGSHRRTQRSVRALLTGYLLSTLGGDKAYRAFADPDVHLPKTDQVDPEAPPVSLEEKIVALLK, via the coding sequence GTGGCCCGCATCCGCAAGCTCGTCGCGACCCTCAGCCGCCGTGGCCCGCATCGGGTTTTGCGCGGTGACCTGGCCTTTGCGGGCCTGCCGGGTGTGGTGTACACCCCCGAGGCGGGGCTGAACCTGCCCGGCGTGGCGTTCGGTCACGACTGGCTCACCGGCGCGGCCCGCTACCACGGACTGCTGGAGCATCTGGCGTCGTGGGGCATCGTGGCCGGCGCCCCGGACACCGAGCGTGGCGTGGCGCCGTCGGTGCTCAACCTGGCGTTCGATCTCGGTACCGCGCTCGACATCATGGCGGGGGTCCGCCTGGGGCCGGGCAAAATCAGCGTCCACCCCGCCAAGCTCGGCCTGGCGGGCCACGGGTTCGGCGGGTCGGCCGCCGTGTTCGCCGCCGCCGGCATGGCCGGTATGCCGGGCGAGCCGGCCGGTGCGGTGGCGGCGATCTTCCCGACGGTGACCAGTCCCCCGGCCGAGGAGCCGGCCGCGACGCTGAAGGTCCCCGGCCTGATTCTGACCGCGCCCGGAGAACCCACGTCGCTGAACTCCAACGCGCTGGCACTGTCGCAGGCATGGAAGGCGGCCACGCTGCGCATCGTCCGCAAGGCCGAACCCAGAGGGCTGGCCGAGGGCAGGCGACTGCCCAAGGCCTTCGGGCTGGGGGGCTCGCACCGGCGCACGCAGCGCTCGGTACGGGCGCTGCTGACCGGATACCTGCTCAGCACGCTTGGCGGTGACAAGGCCTATCGCGCGTTCGCCGACCCGGACGTGCACCTACCCAAGACGGACCAGGTGGACCCCGAGGCCCCGCCGGTTTCGCTGGAAGAAAAGATTGTCGCGCTGCTGAAATAG
- the rpsI gene encoding 30S ribosomal protein S9, whose amino-acid sequence MPAGDSYVFERPIQTVGRRKEAVVRVRLVPGTGKFDLNGRSLEAYFPNKVHQQLIKAPLVTVDRAENFDIFAHLTGGGPSGQAGALRLGIARALILASPEDRPALKKAGFLTRDPRATERKKYGLKKARKAPQYSKR is encoded by the coding sequence GTGCCCGCCGGCGACTCCTACGTGTTCGAGCGGCCCATCCAGACCGTCGGCCGCCGCAAGGAGGCGGTGGTGCGGGTGCGACTGGTGCCCGGTACCGGCAAATTCGACCTCAACGGGCGCAGCCTGGAGGCCTACTTCCCCAACAAGGTGCACCAACAGCTGATCAAGGCCCCGCTGGTCACCGTGGACCGGGCGGAGAACTTCGACATCTTCGCCCACCTGACCGGCGGCGGGCCCTCGGGCCAGGCCGGTGCGCTGCGTCTTGGCATCGCCCGGGCGCTGATCCTGGCGTCGCCGGAGGACCGCCCCGCGCTGAAGAAGGCGGGCTTCCTCACCCGTGATCCGCGTGCCACCGAGCGCAAGAAGTACGGCCTGAAGAAGGCGCGTAAGGCGCCTCAGTACAGCAAGCGCTGA
- the glmS gene encoding glutamine--fructose-6-phosphate transaminase (isomerizing), which translates to MCGIVGYVGQRPAHEVVIDALRRMEYRGYDSSGIALVDADGRLTVRRRAGRLANLEQAVADMAASSEASLAGTTGLGHTRWATHGRPTDRNAHPHRDAAGRIAVVHNGIIENFAALRQELEAAGVEFSSDTDTEVTVHLVAQAYRHGDTAGDFVASVLSVLRRLEGHFTLVFASADAPGTIVAARRSTPLVLGIGDGEMFVGSDVAAFIPHTRQAVELGQDQAVVLTADSYQITDFDGNDDAAHAREFHIDWDLAAAEKGGYEYFMLKEIAEQPTAVADTLLGHFVDGRIVLDEQRLSDQELRDVDKVFVVACGTAYHSGLLAKYAIEHWTRLPVEVELASEFRYRDPVLDRSTLVVAISQSGETADTLEAVRHAKEQKAKVLAICNTNGSQIPRECDAVLYTRAGPEIGVASTKTFLAQVTANYLVGLALAQARGTKYPDEVEREYRELEAMPDLVARVLATIRPVADLAYRFAQSSTVLFLGRHVGYPVALEGALKLKELAYMHAEGFAAGELKHGPIALIEDDLPVIVIMPSPKGQATLHAKLLSNIREIQTRGAVTIVIAEEGDDTVRPYADHLIEIPSVSTLLQPLLSTVPLQVFAASVAQARGYDVDKPRNLAKSVTVE; encoded by the coding sequence ATGTGCGGAATCGTCGGCTACGTCGGGCAGCGTCCCGCCCACGAGGTCGTCATAGACGCGCTACGCCGGATGGAGTACCGCGGCTACGACTCGTCGGGCATCGCCCTGGTCGACGCGGACGGCCGGCTCACCGTGCGCCGCCGCGCCGGCCGGCTGGCCAACCTGGAGCAGGCGGTGGCCGACATGGCTGCGTCTTCGGAGGCGTCGCTGGCCGGCACCACCGGCCTCGGCCACACCCGCTGGGCCACCCACGGCCGCCCCACCGATCGCAACGCCCACCCGCACCGCGACGCCGCCGGCAGGATCGCCGTCGTTCACAACGGCATCATCGAGAACTTCGCGGCCCTGCGCCAGGAGCTGGAGGCGGCCGGGGTGGAGTTCTCCAGCGACACCGACACCGAGGTCACGGTGCACCTGGTGGCGCAGGCCTACCGCCACGGCGACACGGCCGGTGACTTCGTCGCGTCGGTGCTGTCCGTGCTGCGCCGGCTGGAGGGCCACTTCACGCTGGTGTTCGCCAGCGCCGACGCGCCCGGCACGATCGTCGCCGCCCGGCGGTCCACCCCGCTGGTGCTCGGCATCGGCGACGGCGAGATGTTCGTCGGCTCCGACGTGGCGGCGTTCATCCCGCACACCCGCCAGGCCGTCGAACTGGGCCAGGACCAGGCCGTGGTGCTGACCGCCGACAGCTACCAGATCACCGACTTCGACGGCAACGACGACGCCGCCCACGCCCGCGAGTTCCACATCGACTGGGACCTGGCCGCCGCCGAAAAGGGCGGCTACGAGTACTTCATGCTCAAGGAGATCGCCGAGCAGCCCACCGCGGTGGCCGACACCCTGCTCGGGCATTTCGTCGACGGCCGCATCGTGCTGGACGAACAACGGCTGTCCGACCAGGAACTCCGCGATGTCGACAAGGTGTTCGTGGTCGCCTGCGGCACCGCCTACCACTCCGGGCTGCTCGCCAAGTACGCGATCGAGCACTGGACCCGGTTGCCGGTGGAGGTGGAGCTGGCCAGCGAGTTCCGCTACCGCGACCCGGTGCTGGACCGCAGCACGCTGGTGGTCGCCATCTCGCAGTCCGGGGAGACCGCCGACACCCTGGAAGCGGTGCGCCACGCCAAGGAACAGAAGGCCAAGGTGCTGGCGATCTGCAATACCAACGGCTCACAGATCCCGCGCGAGTGCGACGCGGTGCTCTACACCCGTGCCGGGCCGGAGATCGGGGTGGCCTCCACCAAGACCTTTTTGGCCCAGGTCACCGCGAACTACCTGGTCGGCCTGGCGCTGGCGCAGGCCCGCGGCACCAAGTACCCCGACGAGGTCGAGCGCGAATACCGTGAGCTGGAGGCGATGCCCGACCTGGTGGCCCGCGTGCTTGCGACGATCCGGCCGGTGGCCGACCTGGCCTACCGGTTCGCTCAGTCCTCGACGGTGCTGTTCCTGGGCCGCCACGTCGGTTATCCCGTGGCGCTGGAAGGCGCGCTCAAGCTCAAGGAACTGGCCTACATGCACGCCGAGGGGTTCGCGGCCGGCGAGCTCAAGCACGGCCCGATCGCACTGATCGAGGACGACCTGCCGGTCATCGTCATCATGCCTTCGCCCAAGGGGCAGGCCACGCTGCACGCCAAGCTGCTGTCCAACATCCGCGAGATCCAGACGCGCGGCGCGGTCACCATCGTCATCGCCGAGGAGGGCGACGACACCGTCCGCCCGTATGCCGACCACTTGATCGAAATTCCGTCGGTGTCAACACTTCTGCAGCCCCTCCTGTCGACCGTCCCGCTACAGGTGTTCGCGGCGTCGGTGGCGCAGGCCCGCGGCTACGACGTCGACAAACCGCGCAACCTGGCCAAGTCCGTCACGGTGGAGTAG
- a CDS encoding type VII secretion-associated protein, whose translation MSAHRAVIEAGPGTVRRLCCAADASAASRVTAAALGAIDDPVALVGERPVGVDALWRAALRSALCPEAREALVLVHPSWWSLARVGLVSAAAGRLAADVRARPRSWLLARAATGAAAVVVEITERLVVITGAEVVAIPRATRRHRLAEEVAAVVAGTTGTVVLDAPGAVTGAAALARSLAAAARSGGRAVVTVDEASLARLARSIEPAPARAPRHRVARSGGGSRPRARLRAGFTAAVVALAAAALAVAPGGRHAATPAPAAAPTLLVEGRVALSVPAGWPARRVVAGPGSARVQVTSPSDPEVALHITQSSVPGEALSGAAERLKRAIDAEPAAVFVDFDPSGTSAGRPAVTYREVRANHHVRWTVLADGEVRISVGCQSRPGGYEAVRDVCERAVRSAHAIG comes from the coding sequence GTGAGTGCGCACCGCGCGGTCATCGAGGCAGGGCCCGGCACCGTGCGCCGGTTATGTTGTGCGGCAGACGCTTCCGCCGCGTCAAGGGTCACGGCGGCGGCCCTGGGGGCGATCGACGACCCGGTGGCGCTGGTCGGGGAGCGGCCGGTGGGCGTCGACGCGCTGTGGCGCGCCGCGCTGCGGTCGGCGCTTTGTCCGGAGGCCCGGGAAGCGCTGGTGCTCGTGCACCCGTCGTGGTGGTCGCTGGCGCGCGTCGGCCTGGTCAGCGCGGCCGCGGGGAGGCTCGCCGCCGACGTGCGGGCACGCCCGCGGTCGTGGCTGTTGGCCAGAGCGGCCACGGGCGCGGCGGCGGTGGTGGTGGAGATCACCGAGCGGTTGGTGGTGATCACCGGGGCCGAGGTGGTGGCGATACCCCGCGCGACGCGGCGGCACCGCCTGGCCGAGGAGGTCGCGGCGGTGGTCGCCGGGACGACGGGCACCGTGGTCCTCGACGCGCCGGGCGCCGTCACGGGGGCGGCGGCGCTGGCGAGATCGCTCGCCGCGGCGGCGCGCAGTGGCGGGCGCGCGGTCGTCACCGTCGACGAAGCCAGCCTGGCCCGGCTCGCCCGGTCGATTGAACCGGCCCCGGCCCGCGCCCCCCGGCACCGGGTTGCGCGCTCTGGCGGGGGCTCTCGTCCGCGTGCGCGGTTGCGCGCCGGGTTCACCGCCGCCGTCGTCGCGCTGGCCGCGGCAGCCCTGGCCGTGGCCCCGGGCGGACGTCACGCCGCAACACCCGCCCCCGCCGCGGCCCCGACGCTGCTGGTGGAGGGCAGGGTGGCGCTGTCGGTTCCGGCGGGCTGGCCGGCCCGGCGCGTGGTCGCCGGTCCGGGTTCGGCGCGGGTGCAGGTCACCTCGCCGTCCGATCCCGAGGTCGCGCTGCACATCACCCAGTCCTCCGTGCCCGGTGAGGCGCTCAGCGGCGCCGCCGAGCGGCTGAAGCGGGCCATCGACGCCGAGCCGGCCGCGGTGTTCGTCGACTTCGATCCGTCGGGCACCAGCGCGGGCCGCCCCGCGGTCACCTACCGCGAGGTGCGCGCCAACCATCACGTGCGGTGGACCGTGCTGGCGGACGGCGAGGTCCGGATCAGCGTCGGGTGCCAAAGCCGGCCCGGTGGCTATGAAGCCGTGCGCGACGTGTGCGAGCGGGCGGTCCGCTCCGCGCATGCGATCGGATGA